ACTCTTCCTGTTTCGGGGTCAGTTACGAGGCTTGCTTGATCTCGATCAACACGCGTCGTTATGCCCTATGGGCGGGCTAAAGGGGTAATCATATTACTGTTTATACTGTTTTTTTGGCAGCCACTCATTTATCATCTGTGCCGGTTTTGGGGGGGTGCCTTTGCTTTGTTAACAAAGAGTTAACGAATTCTGGTGCGCGCCAAAGCCACGATAAGAGAAACCGGTAACACTTAATCCTTCCGATGTGAGCACCTAAACCGTGAGCACAAAACCTGAATAACAGCAGTGGAAGCGGAACTATAACGATGAGTCAAACTAATAATCAACCAAACTACAACTACACCGTAGTTCGTCAGTTTACGGTCATGACCGTGATCTGGGGCGTTGTAGGTATGTCGTTGGGTGTGCTGATCGCAGCACAGCTGATCTGGCCTGCCCTCAACTTCGAAACACCCTGGCTGACCTACAGCCGCCTGCGTCCGTTGCACACCAACGCGGTAATTTTTGCCTTTGGTGTCAGCGCGCTGATGGCAACGTCCTTTTACGTGGTGCAACGCACCTGTCAGGTTCGCCTGTTCGGTGGTCCGCTGGCCTCCTTTGTATTCTGGGGCTGGCAGGCAATCATCGTCTCGGCGATCATCACCCTGCCCATGGGCTACACCTCGAGCAAGGAATACGCCGAGCTGGAGTGGCCGATCGACATCGCCATTGCCGTGGTGTGGGTGTCTTATGCCATCGTCTTCTTTGGCACCATGTACAAGCGCGTGACCTCCCACATCTATGTGGCCAACTGGTTCTACGGCGGCTTCATTCTGACCGTGGCGGTGCTGCACATCGTTAACAGCCTGGCCATTCCGGTCAGCGGCATGAAGTCCTACTCGGTGTACTCCGGTGCGGCCGACGCCATGATCCAGTGGTGGTACGGTCACAACGCCGTGGGCTTCCTGCTGACCGCCGGCTTCCTGGGCATGATGTATTACTTTGTACCCAAGCAGGCCGGTCGTCCGGTTTACTCTTATCGTCTGTCCATCGTGCACTTCTGGGCGCTGATCACCCTGTATATCTGGGCTGGCCCGCACCACCTGCACTACACCGCCCTGCCCGACTGGGCCCAGTCTCTGGGCATGGTCATGTCCCTGATCCTGTTCGTACCGTCCTGGGGTGGCATGATCAACGGCATCATGACCCTGTCCGGCGCCTGGCACAAACTGCGTTACGATCCCGTTTTGCGCTTCCTGATCGTGTCCCTGTCGTTCTACGGCATGTCCACCTTTGAAGGCCCGATGATGGCGATCAAGACCGTAAACGCCCTGTCCCACTACACCGACTGGACCGTGGGTCACGTGCACTCCGGTGCCCTGGGCTGGGTGGCCATGATCTCCATCGGCTCCGTTTACCACCTGATCCCCAACCTGTTCGGTCAGCAGCGTATGTACAGCCTGACGCTGATCAACACCCACTTCTGGCTCGCCACCATCGGTACCGTGCTGTACATCGTGGCCATGTGGATCAGTGGTGTGATGCAGGGCCTGATGTGGCGTGCGGTGAACGAAGACGGCACCCTGACCTACAGCTTTGTTGAAGGTCTGCAGGCGTCCTACCCGTTCTACTTTGTACGTTTCCTGGGCGGCGTCTTCTTTGTCACCGGCATGCTGCTGATGCTGTACAACACCTACCGTA
The Oceanimonas doudoroffii DNA segment above includes these coding regions:
- the ccoN gene encoding cytochrome-c oxidase, cbb3-type subunit I, translating into MSQTNNQPNYNYTVVRQFTVMTVIWGVVGMSLGVLIAAQLIWPALNFETPWLTYSRLRPLHTNAVIFAFGVSALMATSFYVVQRTCQVRLFGGPLASFVFWGWQAIIVSAIITLPMGYTSSKEYAELEWPIDIAIAVVWVSYAIVFFGTMYKRVTSHIYVANWFYGGFILTVAVLHIVNSLAIPVSGMKSYSVYSGAADAMIQWWYGHNAVGFLLTAGFLGMMYYFVPKQAGRPVYSYRLSIVHFWALITLYIWAGPHHLHYTALPDWAQSLGMVMSLILFVPSWGGMINGIMTLSGAWHKLRYDPVLRFLIVSLSFYGMSTFEGPMMAIKTVNALSHYTDWTVGHVHSGALGWVAMISIGSVYHLIPNLFGQQRMYSLTLINTHFWLATIGTVLYIVAMWISGVMQGLMWRAVNEDGTLTYSFVEGLQASYPFYFVRFLGGVFFVTGMLLMLYNTYRTIKAPKGSLQAIAQPA